Genomic segment of Malus domestica chromosome 15, GDT2T_hap1:
TTATGGGTATTGTTAAATCTTTCTTTTGCTCGAGGAGAATGTTAAAAAAGTTTAATCATACTAATATTATGCTCATTCCTAAAGTGGATAACCCAACAAAAATGTCCCAATTTTGGCCGATTTCGTTATGTAATATGGTGTATAAAATTATTTCCAAAGTTCTAACGAATCTGTTGAAGAGAGTTCTCCCTAAAGTGATTAGTCATAATCAATCGGCGTTTGTGGCGGGAAGGCAAATTTCTGATAATATTTGGTGGTTCATGAACTCTTACACTCTATGCAACATGGCAATGAGGACGGTGTTAACTTTATGGCGATGAAATTGGACATGGCAAAAGCTTGTGATCGTGTTGAATGGTCCTTTTTGAATGCTATGTTGTACAAATTGGgatttgatgatattttttGCCAGTAGGTGATGGAGTGTGTGCAAACCGTGTCCTATAATGTCGTAGTTAATGGTGAGGCAACATGTTATATCACACCTAGTAGGGGACTCTGGCAAAGGGATCCGTTGTCGCCTTTTCTATTCCTAATTTGTGTTGAGGGTTTTTCATCCCTAATTCATAATGAGGAGAGGGTTCGACACTTTCGGAGGATATCAGTGAATGCCTTTGCCGAGCCCTTATCACATGTTTTTTTTGCGGATGAttcagttttattttgtagAGCTACGAAGTTAGAGGCTCATAATGTTAAATGTTTGCTCCAACGGTATGCCTAGGGGTCCAGGCAGTTCATTAATTTGGACATGAGTTCGGTCCATTTTAGTGAGGGTTGTTCGTAGGGGTTGAAAGATCAATTATCGCAGGTGTTGGGGATTAGACATTAGGAAGGATTTGGCAAAAATTTGGATATTTATGGGGATTTTGGGGTCTCAAAAAAGAAGGTTTTTGAAGATGTACAAAATAGATTGGATGAGAGAATCAATGGATGGGCAGAACAGTTTTTGTCAGTTACAGGGAAAGAGGTATTGATTAAAAGTGTAGCGGCAGCTTTACCTATTTATACTATGTCATGTTTCCAATTGCCAATCTAATTGGCAAAGGAGATTGAGCAAATTATTGCATGATTTTAGTGGAGCGATCGGAAGATAGATAAAGGAATTCATTAGATTGCTTGGAATAATGTTGCACAAAAAGAAGTCTTTAAGAGGAATCGACTTTAAGGAGATTATTACTTTTAACTTAGCTATGTTGGCTAAGGTGGGGTGGCGTATTAAATGCAATCCAGACTCGCTTTTGGTTAAAGTGCTCCAAGCCAAATACTATCCTTCTTCGTCGTTTCTTGAAGCACCGGTGGGAAAAGGTACGTTGCAGGGGAGGAAAGTATTTAAGGTCGGTATACGATGGAGGGTTAGGGATGAGAACATTATTCATATTGTGAAGGACTCATGGTTGCCTACGCTGCGGACGTGTCAGCCTATTTCAAGACATGAAGAGATGTCTAGAATGGTTGCCGACATGGTGGTCCCTAGGGGGTAAATGGAAGCATGATGTTATTGATAGGTATTTTAATAAAGAGGAAGCACGTATTATTTTAGGTATGCCGCTTAGCCAAATTGGATGCCCTGATCGTATTATTTGGCAGTACACTCGGAATGGGGTGTATTCGGTGAAATCAGGGTATATGGTGGCTCAAAAGATGATGGGGAGCTTGGATGGAAAGGGGTGGGTCAATCCAGTAAGGATGACAATAGGGATCCGGTTTGGATGGCTTTATGGTAGTTGAAGGTTCCTCATAAGTTGTGTCATTTCATTTTGAAGGGGTGTAGGAATATCCTTGTAGTGCATACAAATTTGCAACTCCGAGGGATTCGGTTGGAGACTAGTTGCCCGTTTTGTGCAGGGGATGTGGAAACGCAGGTGCATCTTTTTTTTCGTTGCCTATTTGCTCgtgttttttggtttggttctcCGTTTCAATTGGATGTGACAACAGTGGTGGGTGGGGATTTTATGGAGTGTTGGAAGTGGCTGTGTAAGAAATATGGCGAAGAGGGGGAGGCTAGTGATCTAATGCGCTGGGTGGTTTGTGGTTTGTGGAGGATATGGAAGTGTCAGAATAGTGTGGTGTTTGAGAAGATTGAGGTAAAACCTAGTGTTGCGCTGTAACTACTTCGACAACAATGTGGTGAGATAGCGGTGTGTGAAGGGGAACTAGTGCAGCAGCCAAACCGTGGGCAACAAGTGAGAAGGGAGAACCATGAAAGGGTGGGTAAAGCCTCCATTTAGTACAATCAAAGTGAACTGTGATGGAGCTTGGTGTAGTCGTACTGGTGTAGGGGGTTTTGGGTGGGTTGCGAGGGATTTTGCGGGGATTTTTAAAGGTGGTGGAGGTGTGGGCAAAATTCTATGTGTATCGAGCATCATGGCGGAAGTAGAAGTAATGAGATTGGCTTTGTTGGCTTGTGTGGAAAAGGGCTTTGGGGTTGTTCAATTTGAAACTGATTCGAAGGTCTTTGTTGATATGATCCATGAGAGCTTGCAACCGGAGGCAGTTATGGATGGTATTTTATGGGATATTAACCATATTAAGCAACAATTATGTTCTGTTGAGTTTCTTTTTACTCCTCGTGCCTGTAATGAGGCTACGCATCTTGTGGCATCTTATGTCACTTGTGTGGGGGGTGGTCATTTTTGGAATGCTTTTGAACTAGAGTGGTTGTTTAATTCTCTAGCTTTTGATGTAAACATTTCGATTCGTATTTAATAATATCTAACTTTcgacacacaaaaaaaatctcttaaaagaaaatgatgaagaaaacaTCTTTAATCAAACAACTATATATACAAGGAGaataaatatatacaaaatTGGTGATCAGAATTAATCGTATAAATATGGATATATATCCCGACAACTAGATACCAAGGGGAACATTCTACAATTCCCTAACTTGGCCGACCAGCCCCGTTATATTACGGTGAGCAATACATTCCACCACCAACAATATTTCTCTAATTTTCCAAGTTGTGTGCCATGTCTTGAGGGCATGCTAGGGTTAATTCATGGCTCCTGCtttggattaattaattaggtcaTGACTTGTACCTAGCTTGTGTGATCCATATATATCGCATCACTCCCCGTTAGATTTTGTTACATCTTACCATATCTTCCACACACATATTCATGACTCAGTAcaattaatattataatttaagtgaaTTTGACACGCTATATCATCACGTGCAAGTCTGAAATATCACGTGTTTGATCGGATTCGGAACATGGTGTAAGAAGAGATACTCCCACTCTAGTCTCTAGGCCGGCCAACTGACAAGATATCCTATAGGCTATAGGTAGGCTAAAAACCTTGAAGAGCTATATATGTGATCGTATAGTGCTTCATTAATAACCAACACACctctttcccttttctttttttttgtcaaaggtaAATTTTACTCAACTAAATAAGAATAGGAATGTTTACATCTTCAGCtagaatattaaataaaaactctAGCCCATGGGCATCCCAACAGAAGGAGCCTCTCTTTAAGGTTACATGTGAGGCCACAACATAAGCCGTAGCATTTCCTTTCCGCTTAACAAACACGAAACTCACCCTGCCTACTTGGGACGCCAAGACCCTAATATCA
This window contains:
- the LOC139191741 gene encoding uncharacterized protein, giving the protein MLAKVGWRIKCNPDSLLVKVLQAKYYPSSSFLEAPVGKGTLQGRKVFKVGIRWRVRDENIIHIVKDSWLPTLRTCQPISRHEEMSRMVADMVVPRGVYGGSKDDGELGWKGVGQSSKDDNRDPGCRNILVVHTNLQLRGIRLETSCPFCAGDVETQVHLFFRCLFARVFWFGSPFQLDVTTVVGGDFMECWKWLCKKYGEEGEASDLMRWVVCGLWRIWKCQNSVVFEKIEVKPSVAL
- the LOC139191742 gene encoding uncharacterized protein yields the protein MKGWVKPPFSTIKVNCDGAWCSRTGVGGFGWVARDFAGIFKGGGGVGKILCVSSIMAEVEVMRLALLACVEKGFGVVQFETDSKVFVDMIHESLQPEAVMDGILWDINHIKQQLCSVEFLFTPRACNEATHLVASYVTCVGGGHFWNAFELEWLFNSLAFDVNISIRI